GTCATCAAGCGGCCCATCACCGGCAGCGACCTTGCGAACGTCGCGCGTGGCAACACCGACTGGCGTACGCACGACCCGCGCATCCACCCGCGCGTCCGCCGACCGTCCCGCCACCCTCCAGATCGCCTGCGATGTCACCAACCCGCTGCACGGCCCCAACGGCGCGGCGCACATTTACGGCCCGCAAAAAGGCGCATCCCCCGCACAAGCCGCACAACTCGACGCAGGCCTGCGGCAAACTCGCGGCTGTGTGGCACAACGCCGGGCTGCCCGTCGTCGCCGACTTCCCCGGCGCAGGGCGCGGCCGGCGGCGTCGGCGGCGGGCTGGTCGCGATGCTCGGGGCCGAGCTCTCTCCCGGCGCAGAACTCGTGCTCGATGCCGTCGGTTTCGACGAGCGCCTCGCCCAAGCCGACCTCGTCATCACCGGCGAGGGCAGGCTCGACCGTCAATCACTCAACGGCAAGGCCGCAATGGCCGTCGCGAAACGCGCCAAAGCCGCCGGCGTCCCCTGCATCGCGCTCGTCGGCTGCGTCGGCGACGGCGCGGAACACGCCCTCGAACAAGGCCTGACCGCCTACCACATCATCGGCGAAGGCCTCCCCCCCGAACAATCCATCGCCCAGACCGCCAAGCTGCTGACCCAAACCACGGCAACAATCATCGAGCAGTACATCCCCCACTAAATCACCACCCCCGAAGCCCACAGATTCTATCTGTGGGTCTGTCTATTGATCTCTCCAAGCGCACCGCACAAGCCCCGCCCCCGCGCGATATCCTTAACCCACCATGCGCGACCACCTGCCCAAGATCATCATCGTCCTCCTCATGGTCGTCATCGTCGGCCTGCCTGTCCTGCTTCGGCCGGGCAAGGGCGAGGGTGCATCGCTCGCGTCCTCGACCGAGCCCGATGCGCCCCGGCTGGTCATCTTCACGCCGCACAACGAGCAGATCCGTTTCGAGCTGGGCCAGGCCTACAACCGCTGGCGTATTGCGCAGGGCCGACCCGCCGTGAAGTTCGACTGGCGCAGCCCCGGCGGCACGAGCGACATCCGCAAGAGCATCCTGAGCCAGTACCAGGCCATGATCGACCGCGGGGCCGACCTCGACGAAGGCATCGGCGCCGACCTGTTCTTCGGCGGTGGCGAGTACGACCACGGCAAGATCGCCGGCGGTATCGACGCGACCAACGAAGAAGGCGTCGAAACGACGTACCGCATCATCGACGACCCGCTGATCGACGCCGCACTCTTCGACGCCGCGTTCCCCGAGCCGCGCATCGGCGGCGAACGGCTCTACCGACGCTACACGTTTGTTGAAGACGGCCAGGACGTCGAAGTCCTCGGCTGGACCGGCGTCACGCTCTCGAGCTTCGGCATCGTCTACAACCGCGACGTCCTCAACAGCATCGGCGCCGAGGAACCCACCACCTGGTCCGACCTCGCGACGCCCGAGTACCTCGGCTGGGTCGCGCTGGCCGACCCCGGGCACAGCGGGTCGATCGCGTCGACCTTCAACACGCTCGTGAAACGCCAGGGCTGGACCCAGGGCTGGGCGACGCTCCGCCGGACGTTTGCCAACGCGCGTTACTTCACGACGAGCTCGAGCACGGTGCCCAACGATGTCGCGCGCGGCGACGCCGCGGCCGGGATGTGCATCGACTTCTATGCACGCTACCAGGCCGGCATCATCGGCGGCGAGCGCATGGGCTACGCCGACCCGATCGAGGACGGCAAGAGCACCACCGCGACGACCGCCGACCCGATCACCCTGCTGCGCGGCGCGCCTGAGCCCGAGCTTTCACGCGAGTTCATCGCCTGGCTGCTGGGCCCCGATGCGCAGGGTATCTGGCAACGCGCGATCGAGCCGGCACAAGACAGCGGTGGGGCGGTCGATGGGCTTGTCCGCCCAACGCAGTACGAGCTTCGCCGCAAGCCCATCCGAAGCGACATGTACCACGACGCCGAGCGCGCCGCCTGGGTCGACCGCGACATCGACCCGTTCCCCACGGCCGTGCCATTCCCGGACGGCACGCCCGACTACTTCGGCGCGATCGCCCCCATCACCCAGGCCATGGCCATCGACATCCACGACGACCTCACCACCGCGTGGGAGGCCCTGATCCGCGCCAGCGACCCGGGTCACGCACAGCACGGCCGATACGACGAGATGGCCGCGCTCTTCGACGCGATGCCCGAGGAACTCACGCTGACCTGGCCTGATGCCGAGTTGACCGAGCAGTGGCACGCGATACAGCTCGACCCCGGCCACCCGCGCTACAGCGAGGTCATCGACACGCTCAACGCCTTCGACGCCGAGTTGGGTGAGTTGCTCGACAACAAGCACCTCATCGAAGCCAAGCGCATCACCTGGCGAGCGTTCTTCCAGGACAACTATCAGGAAGTCGTCCGCCTCGAACGCGGCGGCTAAAAGTAGTTGGAAGTCGGTAGGGTGGGTGGAGCGAGTCCACGAGCGATACCCACCACGCGCGGGCGGTACCCGGAGCTAGGGTCTGCCTGAAAACCAATCGGTGGGGCGGGCATCTTGCCCGCCATCACGGCGCAGCCGTGAAACAACATATTCAGGCCTACGGCCTGATGGCGGGCTGGAAGCTCGCCCCACTTTTCAGACAAACCCTAGCGGACTACGCCTCGATCTCGGCCTCGACGGGCTGCTTGTCCGCGACATCGGCATCGTTGTCGTGAACATCATCGCCGGCAGACTCGACCGAATCGTCCGCCGACTCCGCATCAGGTGTGTCTGCCGCCTCCGCTTCGCCACGCTCGGGCCTTGCGACGATGGCCGCGCCTTCCTTGGGCGTGATCTGCGCGAGGACGGTCATGCCGCCGACGACCTTCTGGCCCTGACGGACCTGGACCTGCGGCGCAAGGTCGTGGGCGATATAGAGCTCGGTGGTTGAGCCGAGTTTGATGAGGCCGATGCGTTGGCCGCGCTGGAGGACCTGGCCCTCGTGGATCGAGCAGACGATCGTCCGCGCGAGCATCCCCGCGACCTGCCGGACCGCCGCCATCGGGTAGCCGCGCGTCGGGTGGACCAGGACGATCAGGTTCGACTCGTTGTCCTCGGCCGACTCGGGCTTGAGCGTGTTGAGATGCGCGCCGTCCTTGTGCGCGATGGATGTGACCTCGGAGTGGTAGGGGCTGTAGTTGATGTGGCCGTCGAACACGCTCATGAAGATGCGGACGCACGTCGCGGGGCCGTCGAGCGGGGCGTAGTGCTCGATCTCGTGGACGGAGCTGATCCGGCCGTCGGAGGGGGCGGTCATGACACCGCGCTGGGTCGGCGTGCGGCGGTCGGTGTCGCGGAAAAACGCGAGCAGCGCGGCCGTGACGAGCACGATCACCGGGACCAGCCACCACCACCACAGCAGCAGCGCCGCGACCGAGAGCAGCACGCCGATGGCCGTGATCGTCATCGTTTCCTGTTTCGCAAGCGGGCTGAGCATGGTCGGCACGGGGTCCACTGAGAGTCGTCAATGCTGCCGCGTAGTCACCCGCGGCCGGAGGTGTATTGTAGCCGGGCGGGCGCGGGGTGTGGATCGTGCCGGGCTTTCCACAAGCGGCCCGACGGATGGAATCCGTGGGCTTCGCGTGAGGGTT
The sequence above is a segment of the Phycisphaeraceae bacterium D3-23 genome. Coding sequences within it:
- a CDS encoding glycerate kinase — its product is MRILIAPDSFKDALPAVDAAKAIADGIGYVLNESEYTTDALAMSDGGEGFVHAMSYSLGESSMHLVETTDPLGRPIRGRYALAQATQSQPCTAVIELADASGLERLRCMSATPPRPRPSARARSSAMPSTAAAQRILLGIGGSATTDAALGIAQALGIVIQDEAGRVIKRPITGSDLANVARGNTDWRTHDPRIHPRVRRPSRHPPDRLRCHQPAARPQRRGAHLRPAKRRIPRTSRTTRRRPAANSRLCGTTPGCPSSPTSPAQGAAGGVGGGLVAMLGAELSPGAELVLDAVGFDERLAQADLVITGEGRLDRQSLNGKAAMAVAKRAKAAGVPCIALVGCVGDGAEHALEQGLTAYHIIGEGLPPEQSIAQTAKLLTQTTATIIEQYIPH
- a CDS encoding extracellular solute-binding protein, whose translation is MRDHLPKIIIVLLMVVIVGLPVLLRPGKGEGASLASSTEPDAPRLVIFTPHNEQIRFELGQAYNRWRIAQGRPAVKFDWRSPGGTSDIRKSILSQYQAMIDRGADLDEGIGADLFFGGGEYDHGKIAGGIDATNEEGVETTYRIIDDPLIDAALFDAAFPEPRIGGERLYRRYTFVEDGQDVEVLGWTGVTLSSFGIVYNRDVLNSIGAEEPTTWSDLATPEYLGWVALADPGHSGSIASTFNTLVKRQGWTQGWATLRRTFANARYFTTSSSTVPNDVARGDAAAGMCIDFYARYQAGIIGGERMGYADPIEDGKSTTATTADPITLLRGAPEPELSREFIAWLLGPDAQGIWQRAIEPAQDSGGAVDGLVRPTQYELRRKPIRSDMYHDAERAAWVDRDIDPFPTAVPFPDGTPDYFGAIAPITQAMAIDIHDDLTTAWEALIRASDPGHAQHGRYDEMAALFDAMPEELTLTWPDAELTEQWHAIQLDPGHPRYSEVIDTLNAFDAELGELLDNKHLIEAKRITWRAFFQDNYQEVVRLERGG
- a CDS encoding phosphatidylserine decarboxylase; this encodes MLSPLAKQETMTITAIGVLLSVAALLLWWWWLVPVIVLVTAALLAFFRDTDRRTPTQRGVMTAPSDGRISSVHEIEHYAPLDGPATCVRIFMSVFDGHINYSPYHSEVTSIAHKDGAHLNTLKPESAEDNESNLIVLVHPTRGYPMAAVRQVAGMLARTIVCSIHEGQVLQRGQRIGLIKLGSTTELYIAHDLAPQVQVRQGQKVVGGMTVLAQITPKEGAAIVARPERGEAEAADTPDAESADDSVESAGDDVHDNDADVADKQPVEAEIEA